The window TCTCCTGATCCGCCGCGGAAGTTTTCGCCGTATCAGAAATTCTTTCGATCCGGATCCACCAGCTTGCCATCCACATAGATCGCGTCCATCCGTTCGTTGTAAAAGCAAAAGTAGCCGCGGATCGGTTCGGCCTCGGGATTGGGCGCCGCATAGCTCCAGACGAC of the bacterium genome contains:
- a CDS encoding DUF427 domain-containing protein, giving the protein MERLTPTDHQTICTYKGRAGYWSAQAGGKSYENVVWSYAAPNPEAEPIRGYFCFYNERMDAIYVDGKLVDPDRKNF